The Drosophila innubila isolate TH190305 chromosome 2L unlocalized genomic scaffold, UK_Dinn_1.0 4_B_2L, whole genome shotgun sequence genome segment TATAGCGCTTAGATACTGCGGCAATAGATGCATCAAACACTTGCCGGAAATCCTCGACATTATCTGGCAGATCAGCGGTGTGGCCATAGGGATACAGTAGATACTGGGAGTAAGCATGCAGGGAAATGTACAGCTGGATCTTGCCCTTCAGCGATTTAATGTACTCCGACAACGAGCGGGTCTCAATTTCAGAGAACGCCGAGGGACCAGCATAGGTATCCGTGCAGGAACTGTTGCTTGCGCCCACCTCGTTCCAGTGGAAGCCCCAGTTTCGGTTGGGATCAGCTCCGAAACAGCTACCATAAGGAGCACGGGTCTTGCGCCACATGCGATCCTTGGTGTGAGTATAGACGTATCCATCGGGATTGGCATGAGGAATCACGTACCAGTTGTAGTTATCTGCCAACTGCTTAACGGAATCGAGCTTCGAGGTCAGAAGCTGCTGGATAATGTAGGTAGCTGCTGCAGGAGCGATCCACTCACGAGCATGAATGCCAGCCTCTAAAAAGATACCGGGCTTCTCGGAGAGGCTCTTGGAAATCTTAACACCCAGAATAGAACGACCTTGATAGGTCTTGCCACCCTCGATCAGTGTAACAACATGAGGATATTGTTTAGCCAGTGTAATCATCCAGGCATAAGTATCTTCCAGCTCATGGTACTCCTCCCAGTTGTATTCCTCGGTGGCACGTCCCTTGATAGCAACTCTCTCATCGACTTCATCCATTGACTTTTGGAAATCCTTCGACTGCAGCTCATACTTGATCTCAGCCTTTCCCAGTAGCTCCAGTAGATCGGGCACCTTGTGGGGTGCAACTACCATCTGAACATCAGCGCCAACAATATGAACACCATCTAGGAAGATAATGGAGTCAGTGGAACCCTCCAAGTCCTTCAGTATGGCCAATTGAACCTCGTTCTCCGCCTTGGCCTTGTAAAGGCGATAGTTATCGTAGCGAACACGTTCCGCCTGGCTAAATCCGACGGTGGCCAACAGGCCCAAGAGACCGAATAGAATACACTTGTTCAGCGACATGGTTGTCGTTGGTATGAGGTTTTCACGAGTACATAAGTGGCTTATATAGTTTATGGGGTTTTGGGCAAAACGTCTCTGATAAGCGCCGATAAGACAATTAGCCAAATCTTATTTATAACCTTCGGCTTATATTGTCACCTCTCTTgtgaacataaatataatcatataGTTATCTGCGTTCAAAAGTTATCAAGTTCTTGAGGTATAAATTACGCCAAATCCGTATCTTATGTCCGCACCAAACTTCTATTGGAAATCAATAATGTTTTCGTAAGTTTCTCGAAAGCAAGAGTTATATTTAAGCTGGTCATAAACCATTTGGGTTTAACCAAGATCGTTTATCAAGTGTATTGTTCAATGACTTTCAGTCTATAAATTGAATACGTTGAATACGCACTTCTAAAATTCTCATAGCAGTTTAGTTCTTTGAGGGAACCTTATAGATCACAAAGGGATTATGTATTTTCTTGCAGAACTTCGACTAAATTCTTAGAAGCTGACTGTAGAGTAATTACGTTATCGAAATAATCTCTTGTGttagtttgaaaaacgatGATTACACTTTATCAACATAATTGAACTTAGCCCTTTCGTTCCCAACGTTGCCTGTGAGCAACTCGGCTGTTTGACAAATAACTGTGAGCGATCCCCATGTTTTTGTTATATGATTCTTTATAATATCGTGAGGTATATATGTTTACTCAATGGGTGAGTAAATAAACtcacattttgaagttttttaacgaaattacTTTCAAATGACTGAGCCTGCTTCAAAGAAAATGTTGTGGAACATACTGAGAAATTATCGAAGAcgttttaaattgatttttttttttttttaatcgttaaaaaaattctaaatgtaaaaaagcaattgttttCAGAATAGATTAAACTTATAGGAGTAatagttgaaaatataatattagcataattttcaagaaattaattttttaacgtCATCAAATTTCCTGTGGTAGCACCCAAACCAATGGGCGTGGCAACTTCAAATTTTGGCTTAATACTcctataattattaaaaaacgattcaaagtaaaaaaaaggtttgagACCACAGGAAAAAAGTTGGGGGCGAAAGGGTTTATGCTTAGTTGAACAGAAACTAACCTTTATACAAGAATCGTTTACTAATCGGTGATTCATATGAATTATTTCGGTATCGGTATAATAAAAACGTTTGGTTTCGTTTAcggttttcattttcaatcgGTTTATACAGCCTCAAGTTTACAGTTTCAAAGACGGTTTTAATCCCTGGttgatatataaattaaaatcttgaaGAGtacttgaattattttttgtgttagtCCAactattttcacaaaatttagCCTTAATTCTCACTGAGCAGTCCATCCCTTCAGAGCACATTAATGCACATCAATCAATCATCTTTTGACAGCCCATGACGGCCCTTTGACATGCGACCTGATTGATGAGCACACCAAATCCGCTTCCGATGAGGTTCAGGAATAGATTAATTCGACAGCTGATTCTGTTTAGGAGAAGACGTCGAAATGGATCAACTATCTGAAGTGGAGTCCAAAAGTCGACGACTCTTTAAAGACTTTCTGCGCAATAGTTATATCAGTGGACTACAGCCCTTTCTGCTCGAAACGTCTGTGCATTATGCCAAGTGAGTAGATACTAGTGAATGCTCCAATTCCCCATTATTTTGGCTTAGCGTATCTAATTCTATAATGTCTATTGACAGAGCACTCTGGCTAACGTTTCTAGCTGCGATTGTTGTATCGACCCACATCGTTATCGTCAATCTGACACTTGAATACATTGACCAACCCACTGAGATCCATATGGCACCCAATCTGGTGCATGTGGCAAACAGTCCCTTTCCCGCGGTCGCTGTTTGCAGCTCAAATATGATCAGCAAACGGCAAATGCAAACTTATGCTGCGAAAATGTAAGTCATTTATTTTgaagattattatttaaagtatcCCAAAGTCTTGATCTCACCAACCATGGCCACAATGGAGTCCAACAACTCCTCGCTGGCAGGTTTGATTTGAGCTGCGGGCAGCTGGAATCCTGTAAAGTAGGCATTGGAAGAAGGTCGCAGCTCATAGCAGAAGGCCATGCGCACATCCTGAGTGCCATAGGCCCAGTCAACACTTGCTCCAGCTGCCGGGTAGATGGCATCGTAGATGTTGCCACCAGTGTACTTGGTGTTGTAGCGCTTGGAGACAGCGGAGACGGCTGCCTTGAAGACTTGCTGGAAGTCCTTTACATTGTCAGGCAAGGATTTGGTATGGCCATAGGGATACAGTAGATACTGGGAGTAAGCATGCAGGGAAATGTACAGCTGGATCTTGCCCTTCAGCGATTTAATGTACTCGGACAGCGAGCGGGTCTCGATTTCAGAGAAAGCCGAGGGGCCAGCATATGTATCCGAGCAGGCACTGTTGCTGGCGCCCACCTCGTTCCAGTGGAAACCCCAGTTGCGGTTGGGATCAGCACCATAACAGCTACCATAAGGAGCACGGGTCTTGCGCCACATGCGATCCTTGGTGTGGGTGTAAACGAAGCCATCGGGATTGGCATGGGGAATCACGTACCAGTTGTAGTTATCTGCCAATTGCTTAACAGATGCCACATCTGAAGTAAGCAGTTGGTTGATGATGTAGGTGGCGGCTGCAGGAGCGATCCATTCACGAGCATGAATGCCAGCCTCTAAAAAGATACCGGGTTTCTCGGTGCCGCTCTTGGAAATCTTTAGACCCAGAATAGAGCGACCTTGATAGGTCTTGCCACCCTCGATCAGTGTAACAACGTGGGGATATTGTTTGGCCAAGGATTGCATCCAGGAGTAGGTATCTTCCAGCGCATAGTACTGCTGCCAGTTGTACTCGGCGCCAGCTCGTCCATTGATAGCAACTTTCTCATCGACTTCATCCATTGACTTTTGGAAATCCTTCGACTGCAGTTCATACTTGATCTCAGCCTTGCCCAGTAGCTCCAGTAGATCGGGCACCTTGTGGGGTGCAACTACCATCTGAACATCAGCGCCAACAATATGAACACCATCTAGGAAGATAATGGAGTCAGTGGAACCCTCCAAGTCCTTCAGTACTGCCAGTTGAACCTCGTTCTCCGCCTTGGCCTTGTAAAGGCGATAGTTATCGTAGCGAACACGTTCCGCCTGGCTAAATCCGACGGTGGCCAACAGGCCCAAGAGACCGAATAGAATACACTTGTTCAGCGACATGGTTGTCGTTGGTATGAGGTTGGCTAAGGTGTGCGGTGGTCTTATATAGGCTAGGTGTGCTGCCGCTTGATTCTTTGTCTTTGATGGATTGCAGCTGATAATTGAATTGTGGGCATCTTATTTATAGTCCTTGGAGTTTGTCAATCTTATAGGCTTAAAGTACGGGGATAACGTACgcgtacataaatatgtataagtatgtcTTATCAAACAACACCTTCATTATAAATCTTGAAATATGACGTGCACTCAAAAttgcaacttttatttattttccgtCGTGAAATCCATTGTTTTAATCGTATTCAGTAAAATCATAAAGAATGTAAGGCTTTTTAGATCTGAATCTTAAACAAACAAGTATACTTCAGTTTCGCAGCTTTATTGCATTAGAGAGCAAAAGTATATTGTATCTCAGCAATTCTGTACCAGGCAAAAAAAGATGTAACCTATCGAAAACCAACTTAGAACGTAGGTGTTAATGTAACTTTTGTATCTATTGAGttattcatcaaaatttgtatataagtcgtttcatttaattgttacttgatattattttattt includes the following:
- the LOC117780216 gene encoding zinc carboxypeptidase A 1 produces the protein MSLNKCILFGLLGLLATVGFSQAERVRYDNYRLYKAKAENEVQLAILKDLEGSTDSIIFLDGVHIVGADVQMVVAPHKVPDLLELLGKAEIKYELQSKDFQKSMDEVDERVAIKGRATEEYNWEEYHELEDTYAWMITLAKQYPHVVTLIEGGKTYQGRSILGVKISKSLSEKPGIFLEAGIHAREWIAPAAATYIIQQLLTSKLDSVKQLADNYNWYVIPHANPDGYVYTHTKDRMWRKTRAPYGSCFGADPNRNWGFHWNEVGASNSSCTDTYAGPSAFSEIETRSLSEYIKSLKGKIQLYISLHAYSQYLLYPYGHTADLPDNVEDFRQVFDASIAAVSKRYNTKYTGGNIYDAIYPAAGASVDWAYGTQDVRMAFCYELRPSPNSFLTGFKLPAAQIVPASEELLDSVVAMVGEVNQLGYFK
- the LOC117782405 gene encoding zinc carboxypeptidase A 1-like, which encodes MSLNKCILFGLLGLLATVGFSQAERVRYDNYRLYKAKAENEVQLAVLKDLEGSTDSIIFLDGVHIVGADVQMVVAPHKVPDLLELLGKAEIKYELQSKDFQKSMDEVDEKVAINGRAGAEYNWQQYYALEDTYSWMQSLAKQYPHVVTLIEGGKTYQGRSILGLKISKSGTEKPGIFLEAGIHAREWIAPAAATYIINQLLTSDVASVKQLADNYNWYVIPHANPDGFVYTHTKDRMWRKTRAPYGSCYGADPNRNWGFHWNEVGASNSACSDTYAGPSAFSEIETRSLSEYIKSLKGKIQLYISLHAYSQYLLYPYGHTKSLPDNVKDFQQVFKAAVSAVSKRYNTKYTGGNIYDAIYPAAGASVDWAYGTQDVRMAFCYELRPSSNAYFTGFQLPAAQIKPASEELLDSIVAMVGEIKTLGYFK